A single region of the Sphaeramia orbicularis chromosome 6, fSphaOr1.1, whole genome shotgun sequence genome encodes:
- the LOC115420977 gene encoding troponin I, fast skeletal muscle-like, which produces MSEGKKMTSSRRHHLKSLMLQIAANWLEQEAKETAAAKEAYMAENCPAPDLSGDQAAMMEICKKLHQALDKIDEDRYDAEAKVAKTDKEIEELKLKVVELAGVKKPALKKVRMSADAMLQALLGGKHKVTMDLRANLKQVKKEVKEEAVEAVGDWRKNVEDKADRKKMFETS; this is translated from the exons ATGTCTGA GGGAAAGAAGATGACATCAAGCCGCAGGCATCATCTCAAG AGTTTGATGCTGCAGATTGCTGCTAACTGGCTGGAACAGGAGGCAAAGGAAACCGCCGCGGCCAAGGAGGCTTACATGGCAGAGAACTGCCCCGCACCCGACCTGAGCGGAGACCAGGCAGCTATGATG GAGATCTGCAAAAAACTGCACCAGGCTCTCGACAAGATTGATGAGGACAGATACGACGCAGAGGCCAAAGTGGCAAAGACAGACAAGGAG ATCGAGGAGCTGAAGCTGAAGGTGGTGGAGCTGGCTGGAGTGAAGAAACCCGCCCTGAAGAAAGTGCGTATGTCCGCTGACGCCATGCTGCAGGCTCTGCTGGGAGGCAAACACAAGGTGACCATGGACCTGAGGGCCAACCTGAAGCAGGTCAAGAAGGAGGTCAAAGAGGAG GCTGTCGAGGCGGTCGGTGACTGGCGTAAGAATGTGGAGGATAAAGCAGACCGGAAGAAGATGTTCGAGACTTCTTAA
- the LOC115420978 gene encoding troponin I, fast skeletal muscle-like, which translates to MSEGKKMTSSRRHHLKSLMLQIAANWIEQEKKEIEAAKEAYMAENCPPPDLSGDQAALMELCKKIHAAIDKIDDTRYDAEAKVQKTDKEIEDLKLKVVELAGVKKPALKKVRMSADAMLQALLGGKHKVTMDLRANLKQVKKEVKEENTEAVGDWRKNIEDKADRKKMFETS; encoded by the exons ATGTCTGA AGGAAAGAAAATGACATCCAGCCGCAGGCATCATCTGAAG AGTTTGATGCTGCAGATCGCCGCCAACTGGATCGAACAGGAGAAGAAGGAAATCGAGGCCGCAAAGGAGGCGTACATGGCTGAGAACTGCCCTCCACCCGACCTCAGTGGAGACCAGGCCGCCCTCATG GAACTCTGCAAGAAGATTCACGCTGCCATCGACAAGATCGATGACACGAGGTACGACGCTGAGGCCAAAGTGCAGAAGACCGACAAGGAG ATTGAGGATCTGAAGCTGAAGGTGGTGGAGCTGGCCGGAGTGAAGAAGCCCGCCCTGAAGAAAGTCCGTATGTCCGCTGACGCCATGCTGCAGGCTCTGCTGGGAGGCAAACACAAGGTGACCATGGACCTGAGGGCCAACCTGAAGCAGGTCAAGAAGGAGGTCAAAGAGGAG aaCACTGAGGCTGTTGGTGACTGGCGTAAGAACATTGAGGACAAAGCTGACAGGAAGAAGATGTTCGAGACTTCCTAA
- the LOC115420980 gene encoding troponin I, fast skeletal muscle-like, producing the protein MSEKKMTSSRRHHLKSLILQIAMDWIEQEKKDAIAAKEAYMAEHCPAPDTSGDQATLMELCKKIHAAIDKIDEERYDIEAKVQKADKEIEDLKIKVVDLRGVKKPALKKVRMSADSMLQALLGSKHKVTMDLRSNLKQVKKEVKEEPTEAVGDWRKNIEDKADRKKMFESS; encoded by the exons ATGTCTGA gaaaaaaatgacttcCAGCCGCAGGCATCACCTGAAG AGTTTGATTCTTCAGATTGCCATGGACTGGATCGAGCAGGAGAAGAAGGACGCCATAGCGGCTAAAGAGGCGTACATGGCCGAGCACTGTCCCGCCCCAGATACCAGCGGAGACCAGGCCACTCTGATG GAACTCTGCAAGAAGATTCACGCCGCCATCGACAAGATCGATGAGGAAAGGTACGACATCGAGGCCAAAGTTCAGAAGGCCGACAAAGAG ATCGAGGACCTGAAGATCAAAGTGGTGGATCTGAGAGGCGTGAAGAAGCCTGCTCTGAAGAAGGTGCGTATGTCTGCTGACTCCATGCTGCAGGCTCTGCTGGGCTCCAAACACAAGGTGACCATGGATCTGAGGTCCAACCTGAAGCAGGTCAAGAAGGAGGTCAAAGAGGAG CCAACAGAGGCAGTTGGTGACTGGCGTAAGAACATTGAGGACAAGGCCGACAGGAAGAAGATGTTCGAGAGCTCCTAA